From a region of the Besnoitia besnoiti strain Bb-Ger1 chromosome I, whole genome shotgun sequence genome:
- a CDS encoding hypothetical protein (encoded by transcript BESB_004690), whose product MRFTAGHPFMLSLSAFAVASFVHAIDSPAGDATGRASMDATTAPTAEVVVSGLRSLELFDPSESYSKDSADVPGAFLSLATASELGPSFSKTWARYPSVAFVPPVDIGGAPLPSSLRAVDDPVDPEEFSFVIARAKDEFLASLSPSARRQWTLWLKRGGETPGLFHRKEENEEAVPSGGGLFPSALIHTQGVHDDKTPFFFPSALIHTQGVHDDRTPFSKKQKDKSTSHRKLDGPGLRVQHKRKLPPSVAPPLSTADLHPEKDAATYQDLPAATSIAAISPDPQTPPPPAENQMNMRRADPDHKSLSDAVAAPTPGVEVATGKKSKRAVGASLSDSATRKKQRFRPRSNRDAQHPDAGTGTLRADAMTSSSVTTGNQNLAPSVPPT is encoded by the coding sequence ATGAGATTCACAGCCGGCCATCCGTTTATGCTGTCTctcagcgccttcgccgtaGCTTCCTTCGTTCATGCGATAGACTCCCCCGCCGGTGATGCAACGGGAAGGGCCTCAATGGACGCTACCACGGCGCCGACAGCCGAAGTTGTCGTGAGCGGATTACGATCCCTCGAGCTCTTCGACCCCAGCGAATCGTATTCGAAAGACTCTGCGGATGTGCCTGGggcgtttctgtctctcgctaCCGCATCTGAACTGGGTCCTTCTTTTTCAAAGACCTGGGCGCGATATCCCTCCGTTGCGTTCGTTCCACCCGTCGACATTGGCGGGGCTCCTCTGCCTAGTTCGCTCAGAGCTGTGGACGACCCTGTAGACCCGGAAGAGTTCTCGTTCGTGATTGCCCGCGCCAAAGATGAGTTCCTCGCGAGCTTGTCCCCGTCCGCCCGGAGGCAGTGGACTCTGTGGTTGAAGCGAGGGGGCGAGACACCTGGTTTGTTCCACCGGAAGGAGGAAAATGAAGAGGCGGTGCCCAGTGGAGGAGGGCTCTTTCCGAGTGCCCTTATCCACACGCAGGGCGTCCACGATGACAAGACACCATTCTTCTTTCCGAGTGCCCTTATCCACACGCAGGGCGTCCACGATGACAGGACACCATTCTCTAAGAAACAGAAGGACAAATCGACTTCTCACCGCAAGCTCGATGGCCCGGGCTTGCGAGTTCAACACAAACGGAAGCTGCCTCCCTCCGTAGCGCCGCCCCTTTCAACGGCCGATCTACACCCCGAAAAAGACGCAGCGACCTACCAGGATCTGCCGGCTGCGACAAGCATTGCTGCCATTTCGCCAGATCCACAGACACCGCCACCGCCGGCAGAGAACCAAATGAACATGCGCCGCGCTGATCCCGACCACAAATCGCTATCTGATGCAGTCGCAGCCCCTACACCAGGTGTGGAAGTCGCCACAGGGAAGAAATCGAAACGTGCAGTAGGCGCGTCATTGAGTGATAGCGCAACGCGGAAAAAACAACGTTTCCGCCCTCGCAGTAACAGGGACGCTCAGCACCCCGACGCAGGCACCGGCACACTGCGTGCCGATGCCATGACGTCTTCCTCAGTGACCACCGGAAATCAAAATTTGGCACCTTCCGTGCCGCCTACAtag